The following are from one region of the Arachis duranensis cultivar V14167 chromosome 10, aradu.V14167.gnm2.J7QH, whole genome shotgun sequence genome:
- the LOC107470446 gene encoding isoliquiritigenin 2'-O-methyltransferase-like, with the protein MHVCDVVVNFSSVPFILNAAVELNLFEILSELAPNGAYLSVSEIASKLPSQQPQLHNRLDRMLRVLASFSLLNSSVVVDHGVGGKVNIKDAIVDGGIEVFKKANGMSVWEYMEKDAKLSHTFNKAMAGISAKHMKKYLEAYDGFKGVSTQVDVGGGTGHCLKMIVSKYSSNSEQENQDAGNNDKAIVTHQGVTNQHREGTSGVKDPKENSFEGHESGKEGQPHATDFMGLFHGHQGRLE; encoded by the exons ATGCATGTATGCGATGTTGTTGTCAACTTTTCAAGTGTTCCCTTCATATTGAATGCTGCTGTTGAACTCAACCTGTTTGAGATATTGTCTGAGTTAGCCCCCAACGGTGCATACTTATCGGTTTCCGAAATCGCCTCAAAGCTTCCTTCACAGCAACCTCAACTCCACAACAGGCTGGACAGAATGCTTCGTGTGCTTGCCAGTTTCTCACTTCTCAATTCGAGTGTCGTCGTTGACCATGGCGTTGGCGGCAAG gtaAACATTAAGGATGCAATTGTTGATGGAGGAATAGAGGTGTTCAAGAAGGCTAATGGAATGTCGGTGTGGGAGTACATGGAGAAGGATGCAAAACTGAGTCACACTTTCAACAAAGCAATGGCAGGAATCTCTGCCAAACATATGAAGAAATATTTGGAAGCATACGATGGATTTAAAGGAGTGTCAACGCAGGTTGATGTTGGAGGAGGTACTGGACACTGCCTCAAAATGATCGTCTCCAAGTACT CATCTAattctgagcaagagaatcaggACGCTGGTAACAACGACAAAGCTATAGTTACTCACCAAGGGGTGACTAACCAGCACAGAGAAGGCACCTCAGGGGTGAAGGACCCGAAGGAAAACTCATTCGAGGGGCACGAATCAGGCAAAGAAGGACAACCCCACGCAACTGATTTCATGGGATTGTTCCATGGCCACCAGGGACGGCTGGAATAG